TGGACCTCCACCTCCTGCTTCATAAACAGTTAATCCCAAAGCGAAAATATCGGCTTTTGGTAAGTGACTGAAATCTTCCCGCAAAATTTCCGTTGGAAGATATCTACAATCCCCTTCTTCAACTTGAGGATTATTAACGGATGTAACGTGACCCAAATCTCCTATTTTGTaagtaatttcttcttctacaGTTTCCTCTTCGTCGAAACCATCGTCAGCTGAATCATAATTAACTGCGAGTAACCTCTTCTCTTtggaaataaagatatttccaGGTTTAATATCCATATGTACTAATTGCATGCTGTGAATGTATCTTAAACCTTCAGCAACATGTAACAATAACTGTCGCATTTCCGCTTCAGTAAaatgctttttttctttttctaagtTGATAATCCCATCTGCTAGACTACCACCATtacaatattcattttgaATTATCATGTGATTATCTTCTGCCCATGCAGAATAATATCTTACAACGTGTTGATGTTTACCAAGTACAGCATGCGCATATACTTCGTTTAAGGCATTCTTTTCATTAATACTTCCAGCCACAGGTTTAATACTTTTCTTAATGGCATAAATGCATCCGTCTAATCGGTTAATGCATTTGTAAACAGAACCAAATTCACCTGTCCCTATTAAGCCAAGTTCATGGAACTCTTGATGATATCGTGGAATATTAGAATCTTGCAATGCTACACGTTTTGTAGCTTGTTCTATTTCGTTATCGGAATCTTCGGAATCGCCGAGATCAAATTTTGGAATATGGATATCTGGAGAACTGAtgttaaaaaaacaaaaccatttttactttaaaattgacagcattattgaattttatattttgatttttatatgtatacttacCCAATCAAACTACGCTTAGATCTAGTGCGCTTCCTTGCAGTTAACAGCATTCCATTTGGTGTAAAAGGATTCACATTAGCAGCAGGTTTGTCagatttattttgataattacaTGGTCTAGGTTTATCTAATGAAAATAGTCTGGTACATTTAGTCGGAAATGGAGTATGCATCGTACTCTTTTCCATTAGCGTTTTTGGAGTAGCGGGAGAATCAAAAAGACGTAATGCTCTAACACGTTTGTAAGGTGGACTACATGCCATTGATATTTTTTGAGAACACGTATTTTCGCGAGGAGGAATCCTAATTCTTGATGTACCTGTGaattagaaattctttatTGAAACATACAATTTTCCAGGGTCTAGTCTCTCTATGTATACGCACGCTAAACTCAAGAACTTTTGTCAAATCTTATATTTACTGCTTTATTgataattacttatttttcatgtttttcttatttatttttttatattttttcatgttcttttttacttttctcttttttaattttttaatgttaatcatatttttctatataatttgtCTTTTTTGATACCAATTTTTGACAAATATAAGCTTTGTGTTTCAAGCAAAGacttaatataaaatcaatagaATATGTTGACAGTAagttacattataatatacatatgtaggtacaattacatttttacatgaaaataaaacaaacacatatacattttttttacttatttcctataatgaaatatgtatatatattatatatatattttttaatgtttattaacaataaaaaaagaatgtgTAAAAAGTCACACATGAATATTACTTAGTAATcaccatttaaaaataaaatgcatagaattatacatacagatacatatataacaaatatttgtatatatgtacatgaatGATGAAATGATTTGAGATAATAACAGTGCACAATACTATTGTATCTACTGATTACTTCTCGACCTCTGTATATTTTCGATTATAAACAACTTAGCATGATGTAAAACAATTGCCcaacaaaaatatcaattttctcaCACCATGCATGAAAATATCACTGTAACATTAAAAGGTTATACATAACTTTttcacaaataaataattaaaaatgaaggGAAGCTCTAGAAAAACATGcttaatatatgtaaaattaaaaataaagtacactacaaaatatattaatgattaCACCTACACTATTGATATATCATAtgaaacaaacaaaattatgacttttaaaattgtttacaatagaaatatatacaacaataaatgaaatacCTTTAAATGTGTTGCAGTCAGGATACCAAACAAAAACATCTCGTAAAAGTACGAAAACATTGGAAACTGCACTAACCTGTCAcgttattattcatatttttattattattgtgtTTTCGTATAACATAAATTTGGCAAGTAaggagaacgaaagaaaacgtCGTGATAGAGTTGTTTGTTATAGCCGAGCGCGTCGCTACCGAACGCACTTATGCGCATGTGCAGAAATAAGCTGAGTGACGCCGTTGCCTCGTGACGAAAGTGTAAGCTTATTACACGTTCTTAACagttgtattaattttatttaaataaatattacaatatctaTACTTCCTTCAagtagatttattttattcgaaactgTACCGGGACTTATCTTGGCACGAGAGATCGTTAGTGGAAAGTAGAATGTAGAGTTTCACTCTAGTTATTTATGTCTGAagttatctttttattatctttctaGATTTTCATATTGATTTTCGCAAATATAAACCAAAGTTTTGAATTGTCTTTCTAAAACGAATATCGTTGCGTTATTTCAATGTTTGTTTTATtcctgtatttatttattattattattcattattattcacaccaattttcatttcaataacacttctaattaattaactctGAATTGTAGATGAATCACTTTCAAAGGGCATCTTTTAGTCCAAATGAATTTGGTTTAATAATTTGTCATTTGTTTTCTTAAAGCAAATAAGATTTACtgttgaaaaatgtttgattcaaattattaattccttttatctacataaaattccattattgatttttcaaaattaatgaaagaataatCGACATCTAACAGCATAGAGATAGAGAGATAACATAATGTTGTAATCCTCCCACACTCATCACTAAAGAAATACACATCGAAaacacaatttttaaaaatacttgcTTAAAAGTCTTTCCACATAAGCATATTTAAGACACGAGTCTGTTGGGTAACCTTACTGAGCAGCTCCGATTCGGCAATCAAGCAAGTCAATTAGAATGGATTGATTACTTACTTTCACTTTCACAACAGCCCATCGTATTTCTGAACAATTTTTTCGGTTGAAGCGGAGGTGAACATCCAAGATCCTCTGCGGAAGAGTCCAATATATCATCGACATCACAACCGGAGCTGTTTGTATGACAGCTAATATTTAGTTCCTCATTTTGAATGTCGCATGCGTCGAAATGCAACTTTTGTGCAACTTCCATGTCTTTCAAATTGTCACCATAAGTTTCCTCGTATGCAACCAGTCCCGTGTACACTATTAGTATTAAACTAAAATAAGGTACTAATTTGTGAACCTTATCAATTACGCTTTCCAAAAATGTTCATTCAAACAGTCGTACGTACCACGCTACGTTCGTTATGGCGGGTGGCCCGATGTTACTTGGGAAATTGAAGCCGACCAATCAAAAGCCTCCTTGAGAACGGGTGTACTGGATTTGATATAATGCGTCCTCTTATTGGTTCTCGTTGCTCACAATGCTAATACATGGCAGCGTCATCTGCACATAGTTTCAGAGGGTGAAATCATTCTCgatgaaaattctaaaaactTTTGTCACACTTTATTCTGCGAGTTTTTGACGAAACCGAACGATGCTTAAAATAGCCGATGATCACTCgtcaaataaaagaacaaaaacaaactttTACCTTTGCACCGATGATCTCATTCGACGTCTAAAAAACTTACGTTTCTGTAACAAATGAAACCACATGCCACAATcttatgaattaatttatgtataca
This Bombus pascuorum chromosome 1, iyBomPasc1.1, whole genome shotgun sequence DNA region includes the following protein-coding sequences:
- the LOC132913166 gene encoding wee1-like protein kinase isoform X1 gives rise to the protein MEVAQKLHFDACDIQNEELNISCHTNSSGCDVDDILDSSAEDLGCSPPLQPKKLFRNTMGCCESESTSRIRIPPRENTCSQKISMACSPPYKRVRALRLFDSPATPKTLMEKSTMHTPFPTKCTRLFSLDKPRPCNYQNKSDKPAANVNPFTPNGMLLTARKRTRSKRSLIGSPDIHIPKFDLGDSEDSDNEIEQATKRVALQDSNIPRYHQEFHELGLIGTGEFGSVYKCINRLDGCIYAIKKSIKPVAGSINEKNALNEVYAHAVLGKHQHVVRYYSAWAEDNHMIIQNEYCNGGSLADGIINLEKEKKHFTEAEMRQLLLHVAEGLRYIHSMQLVHMDIKPGNIFISKEKRLLAVNYDSADDGFDEEETVEEEITYKIGDLGHVTSVNNPQVEEGDCRYLPTEILREDFSHLPKADIFALGLTVYEAGGGGPLPKNGPEWHDIRNGNLKELPHYSRDLNELLKLMIHPNPEMRPSAICLIQHRVLCPFGNKTKAQLRRELNAEKLKNEILSKQLQEAAKCLKTIAPNVAAINNNTMNAGGYELRPTPTRTSSRVVGKKVNRSNSTTNF
- the LOC132913166 gene encoding wee1-like protein kinase isoform X2, encoding MNNNVTGTSRIRIPPRENTCSQKISMACSPPYKRVRALRLFDSPATPKTLMEKSTMHTPFPTKCTRLFSLDKPRPCNYQNKSDKPAANVNPFTPNGMLLTARKRTRSKRSLIGSPDIHIPKFDLGDSEDSDNEIEQATKRVALQDSNIPRYHQEFHELGLIGTGEFGSVYKCINRLDGCIYAIKKSIKPVAGSINEKNALNEVYAHAVLGKHQHVVRYYSAWAEDNHMIIQNEYCNGGSLADGIINLEKEKKHFTEAEMRQLLLHVAEGLRYIHSMQLVHMDIKPGNIFISKEKRLLAVNYDSADDGFDEEETVEEEITYKIGDLGHVTSVNNPQVEEGDCRYLPTEILREDFSHLPKADIFALGLTVYEAGGGGPLPKNGPEWHDIRNGNLKELPHYSRDLNELLKLMIHPNPEMRPSAICLIQHRVLCPFGNKTKAQLRRELNAEKLKNEILSKQLQEAAKCLKTIAPNVAAINNNTMNAGGYELRPTPTRTSSRVVGKKVNRSNSTTNF
- the LOC132913166 gene encoding wee1-like protein kinase isoform X3, whose translation is MACSPPYKRVRALRLFDSPATPKTLMEKSTMHTPFPTKCTRLFSLDKPRPCNYQNKSDKPAANVNPFTPNGMLLTARKRTRSKRSLIGSPDIHIPKFDLGDSEDSDNEIEQATKRVALQDSNIPRYHQEFHELGLIGTGEFGSVYKCINRLDGCIYAIKKSIKPVAGSINEKNALNEVYAHAVLGKHQHVVRYYSAWAEDNHMIIQNEYCNGGSLADGIINLEKEKKHFTEAEMRQLLLHVAEGLRYIHSMQLVHMDIKPGNIFISKEKRLLAVNYDSADDGFDEEETVEEEITYKIGDLGHVTSVNNPQVEEGDCRYLPTEILREDFSHLPKADIFALGLTVYEAGGGGPLPKNGPEWHDIRNGNLKELPHYSRDLNELLKLMIHPNPEMRPSAICLIQHRVLCPFGNKTKAQLRRELNAEKLKNEILSKQLQEAAKCLKTIAPNVAAINNNTMNAGGYELRPTPTRTSSRVVGKKVNRSNSTTNF